In Trichoderma atroviride chromosome 2, complete sequence, one DNA window encodes the following:
- a CDS encoding uncharacterized protein (antiSMASH:Cluster_2.6~CAZy:GH75), with protein sequence MRSSILFAAATAGTGSLAYTIPANLQAIYNAHKAGTCATPLSGTSSSGAVFCGDIPNAIFLKGSNGNYDNMDVDCDGSDDKAGDCSNDPTGYGETAFKDTVQSYGISDLNANIHPYVVFNEPPFFNAEQHGMKPLSVMAVVCNNQVWYGIWGDTNTEPTTGEAAISLAQLCFPNEGLNGDFGHGTKDVLYIGFLGDEAVPGKNGANWKASNVSQFEASIKSLGDSLVQSLGTSSGGGSGGGGSGTCSWEGHCIGASCGTDDDCSDDFVCSNGKCAAE encoded by the exons ATGCGCTCTTCAATTCTCTTCGCTGCTGCCACAGCTGGCACTGGCTCTCTAGCCTACACGATTCCCGCCAACCTCCAAGCAATCTATAATGCTCACAAG GCAGGAACTTGCGCCACTCCGCTCTCAGGGACCTCCTCTTCTGGAGCTGTATTCTGTGGAGATATCCCAAATGCTATCTTCTTGAAAGGAAGCAATGGAAATTATGACAACATGGACGTCGATTGCGATGGCTCCGACGATAAGGCTGGCGACTGCTCAAATGATCCTACTGGATATGGCGAGACAGCGTTCAAGGACACCGTGCAATCTTACGGCATTTCCGACTTGAATGCCAACATCCATCCATATGTCGTTTTCAACGAGCCACCTTTTTTCAATGCCGAGCAACATGGCATGAAGCCGCTGAGTGTCATGGCTGTTGTTTGCAACAATCAAGTG TGGTATGGTATCTGGGGCGATACCAACACAGAGCCGACTACAGGCGAAGCAGCTATCTCACTTGCACAGCTGTGCTTCCCCAACGAGGGCCTGAATGGCGACTTTGGACACGGCACCAAGGATGTGCTCTACATTGGTTTCCTTGGCGACGAGGCCGTGCCTGGCAAGAACGGCGCCAACTGGAAAGCGAGCAATGTCTCACAATTCGAAGCCAGTATCAAGTCATTGGGCGATTCGCTCGTCCAGAGTCTTGGAACCTcaagcggcggcggctctgGTGGCGGAGGATCTGGCACCTGCTCCTGGGAGGGCCACTGCATCGGGGCCTCTTGCGGAACTGACGATGACTGTTCGGATGACTTTGTCTGCAGCAACGGCAAGTGTGCGGCGGAATGA
- a CDS encoding uncharacterized protein (CAZy:GH45~SECRETED:SignalP(1-17)~antiSMASH:Cluster_2.6): MKASLFVGSLIASSAAAYKATTTRYYDGQEGACGCGGANGGAAFSWQLGISSGVYTAAGSQALYDTAGASWCGAGCGKCYNLTSTGEPPCTSCGTGGVAGQSIIVMVTNLCPNNGNAQWCPTVGGTNQYGYSYHFDIMAQNEIFGDNVVVDFEPVACPGQATSDWQQCLCVGMQETDTTPVLGGGSSPPPGSSSSRPPASATSSAPTGSGTQSLYGQCGGTGWAGPTACAPPATCKVLNQYYSQCLD; the protein is encoded by the exons ATGAAggcctctctttttgtcGGCTCTCTTATCGCGAGCTCTGCTGCCGCGTATAAGGCTACCACCACC CGCTATTATGACGGGCAAGAGGGCGCAtgtggctgcggcggtgCGAATGGCGGCGCCGCTTTCTCCTGGCAG CTTGGCATCAGCAGCGGAGTTTACACAGCTGCCGGTTCCCAGGCTCTCTACGACACGGCCGGTGCTTCGTGGTGTGGCGCGGGCTGCGGCAAATGCTACAACTTGACCTCGACGGGAGAGCCGCCTTGCACTTCCTGCGGTACGGGCGGCGTTGCGGGCCAGAGCATCATTGTAATGGTCACAAACCTGTGTCCTAACAATGGAAACGCGCAGTGGTGCCCAACAGTCGGAGGCACCAACCAGTACGGCTACAGCTACCACTTCGACATTATGGCACAGAACGAGATATTTGGAGACAACGTGGTTGTTGATTTCGAGCCAGTCGCTTGCCCAGGCCAGGCTACATCTGACTGGCAACAATGCCTCTGTGTCGGAATGCAAGAGACGGACACCACGCCTGTTCTAGGAGGCGGCTCGTCTCCGCCGCccggcagcagctcaagccggccgccagcatcagcaacatcGTCAGCACCAACTGGCAGTGGGACACAATCACTCTATGGCCAGTGTGGAGGCACTGGTTGGGCAGGCCCTACAGCTTGTGCGCCCCCAGCCACCTGTAAAGTGCTGAACCAGTACTACTCCCAGTGCCTTGACTGA
- a CDS encoding uncharacterized protein (antiSMASH:Cluster_2.6~SECRETED:SignalP(1-29)), translated as MSFKMHSPGKAFVLGVLFSLLSLCFTANALNIPPADSVEKRTSGCNACARRDVAAVIKTFSKYSSVSNDICAKLLHRPPPGTKTTTKITTKTVTSTCTKPTTIVAKQGTSFVSVSVTKTNAQIDTATATVSAIITTTAVSTETNTDTITQTITAPAETVTITTTTAAYVQKRNKQDPCLGELFHGLPKEISVIFEGEAIQACDCFLKPPVTVTVTSTSTAHATTTLTVTKSSTILATTVTTTIPNTITMLSTSTATVTAYATTTVTGSTTITATGVTTITVTPPIATQYVYDTVTYSQISLPSNNCIYNEYYNFPTVNNDPTNNYQAGVRECEDLCTADANCQFWFFLHYDPNKSRGYDGSACIMDNEPYNPAFLQCGYVDNYNVAYNKNPSSQ; from the exons ATGTCTTTCAAAATGCATTCTCCAGGTAAAGCCTTTGTGTTGGGCGTCCTGTTCTCGCTGCTATCTCTCTGTTTTACTGCCAATGCACTGAACATCCCACCAGCAGACTCTGTGGAGAAACGAACATCTGGCTGCAATGCTTGCGCTAGGagagatgttgctgctgtgatCAAGACATTTTCCAAATACTCCTCAGTTAGCAATGATATCTGCGCAAAGTTATTGCACCGCCCACCTCCCGGGACCAAAACCACAACGAAGATAACGACAAAGACAGTCACCTCAACCTGCACAAAGCCGACGACCATAGTTGCCAAGCAAGGAACCTCGTTTGTTAGCGTGTCGGTAACAAAGACAAATGCCCAAATTGATACTGCAACAGCCACAGTGTCTGCAATAATTACTACCACTGCTGTATCCACTGAAACCAATACCGATACCATAACACAAACAATCACAGCCCCTGCGGAAACCGTTACAAT taccaccaccaccgctgcTTATGTGCAGAAGCGAAATAAACAGGATCCTTGCCTAGGCGAACTATTCCATGGGCTGCCTAAGGAGATTTCCGTTATCTTCGAAGGCGAAGCGATACAAGCTTGTGACTGCTTTTTGAAACCACCGGTTACAGTGACTGTAACCAGCACGAGTACTGCGCATGCTACGACCACTCTAACAGTAACAAAGTCTTCTACCATCCTCGCAACAACGGTGACCACCACTATCCCTAACACAATCACTATGCTGTCAACGTCAACTGCTACTGTTACTGCTTATGCAACTACTACGGTGACTGGTTCTACTACGATAACAGCAACAGGCGTTACAACTATTACAGTTACTCCACCCATCGCCACACAATACGTCTATGACACGGTTACCTATAGCCAAATCAGCCTCCCTTCCAACAACTGCATTTACAATGAATATTACAACTTTCCTACTGTTAACAACGACCCGACGAATAACTATCAGGCGGGAGTGCGAGAATGCGAAGATTTGTGTACTGCGGATGCCAACTGCCAATTCTGGTTCTTCCTTCATTATGATCCCAACAAGTCCAGAGGTTATGATGGATCCGCCTGCATCATGGATAACGAGCCATACAACCCAGCGTTCTTACAGTGCGGTTATGTCGACAACTATAACGTGGCGTATAACAAAAATCCTTCATCACAATAG
- a CDS encoding uncharacterized protein (EggNog:ENOG41~antiSMASH:Cluster_2.6), with protein MASQDPVSASTAAQTIAVNDEHRSLYLSYIEHCNAHNFSAMEAYYTSPININDKPWSPSEVTAQFKPLVAAFPDWHWTIRHLTIENGYMALHLSVTGTHQGEFQGIQPTGRRVTTS; from the coding sequence ATGGCCAGCCAAGATCCAGTTTCAGCTTCTACAGCTGCCCAAACTATCGCAGTAAACGATGAGCACCGCTCGCTGTACTTGTCCTACATTGAACACTGCAATGCGCACAACTTCAGTGCAATGGAGGCGTATTATACATCGCCAATTAACATCAATGACAAACCCTGGTCCCCGTCTGAAGTCACAGCGCAGTTCAAGCCTCTGGTCGCTGCATTTCCGGACTGGCACTGGACTATCAGGCATCTGACTATCGAAAACGGCTATATGGCACTTCATCTGAGTGTCACTGGCACTCATCAAGGCGAGTTCCAGGGGATCCAACCAACGGGACGTCGTGTGACTACGTCGTAG
- a CDS encoding uncharacterized protein (EggNog:ENOG41~antiSMASH:Cluster_2.6), translated as MASITLYDIAHKPPVEESCCSPNPWKSRLALNFKGVQYSTSWVAMPDISKVRQSLGQPASRKFADGTDFYTLPVIQDPATKATVGDSFDIALYLQRTYPDSGGGDLFPAQTLDYTFMSSYEIPIPLSKRDDGGFPEYARFNINVDAAFSAHVQLMVEGMPYDPATFEQTKAEFVRRAGVSCWEDFILTKEAREKLMGSFENTLGDLAKLFLANVDGPFLLGQQVSYADLIVGAWLRMAQMTLPKHEWEEVRRWHGGIFGQLHDALDKFAEIK; from the coding sequence atggcttccatcACCCTTTACGACATCGCTCACAAGCCCCCCGTAGAGGAGTCGTGCTGTTCACCAAACCCATGGAAAAGCCGGCTGGCGCTCAATTTCAAGGGCGTTCAATACTCGACCTCGTGGGTGGCTATGCCTGACATCTCGAAAGTGCGCCAGAGCCTTGGTCAACCCGCCTCTCGCAAGTTTGCCGACGGCACCGACTTCTATACTCTTCCTGTGATTCAAGATCCTGCGACAAAAGCCACAGTCGGCGACTCATTCGATATCGCGCTCTATTTACAGCGCACATATCCTGActcgggcggcggcgactTGTTCCCCGCTCAGACTCTTGATTACACCTTTATGTCGAGTTACGAGATCCCCATTCCACTGTCGAAGCGTGATGATGGAGGCTTTCCCGAGTACGCTCGATTCAACATCAATGTTGACGCAGCATTCAGCGCTCACGTCCAGCTAATGGTCGAAGGTATGCCGTATGACCCGGCTACGTTTGAGCAGACCAAGGCCGAATTCGTCCGTCGCGCCGGCGTCAGCTGTTGGGAGGACTTTATTCTAACCAAAGAAGCGCGCGAGAAGCTCATGGGGTCATTTGAGAATACGTTGGGCGATCTGGCCAAACTGTTCCTTGCAAATGTTGATGGCCCTTTTCTATTAGGACAGCAGGTCAGCTACGCGGACTTGATCGTTGGCGCCTGGTTGCGGATGGCTCAAATGACTTTGCCAAAGCATGAGTGGGAAGAGGTGCGGCGCTGGCATGGTGGTATATTTGGGCAATTGCATGATGCTCTAGATAAATTCGCCGAGATCAAATAA